A region from the Spea bombifrons isolate aSpeBom1 chromosome 7, aSpeBom1.2.pri, whole genome shotgun sequence genome encodes:
- the LOC128502218 gene encoding olfactory receptor 1019-like, whose protein sequence is MAIQNYSVVTEFILLGLSDDPRTQFILFLVFFIIYLISLLGNVLIIIITVTASNLQTPMYFFLANLSFLDICYSSTVVPRMLKDMLSTTKTISYAECVMQMYIVLSLGECECILLAIIAYDRYIAICYPLHYTTIISRSVCIRTATGTYICGFILSYASVEFTWNVGVCGSNKINHFQCEVPEILALGCGNIIMIELLIFVVGVIVLMIPIAFIIVSYFKIILAVLKITSSAGQRKALSTCGSHILVVTLFYGSAMATYMKPRSQSSPNTDKMFAILYTVVTPMLNPLIYTLRNKEVKAALKMIIYKNIVFNKL, encoded by the coding sequence ATGGCTATTCAAAATTACTCAGTCGTTACTGAATTTATCCTTCTTGGACTTTCTGATGATCCGAGGACACAATTCATCCTTTTTCTAGTCTTCTTCATCATCTACCTCATAAGCCTTCTTGGAAACGTTCTCATTATTATAATAACCGTGACAGCCAGTAATCTTCAGACTccaatgtatttcttcctcGCTAACCTCTCTTTCTTGGATATCTGCTATTCCTCAACAGTTGTCCCTAGAATGCTTAAAGACATGTTGTCCACAACAAAAACTATTTCTTATGCAGAATGTGTCATGCAAATGTATATTGTGCTTTCCTTGGGTGAATGTGAATGCATTCTTCTTGCTATAATTGCTTATGATCGTTACATAGCTATATGTTACCCATTGCATTATACTACAATCATCAGTAGGTCTGTTTGTATCAGGACTGCCACTGGTACCTATATATGTGGGTTTATTTTGTCGTATGCTTCCGTTGAATTTACGTGGAATGTAGGTGTTTGTGGAAGCaataaaattaaccattttcagTGTGAAGTGCCGGAAATACTAGCACTAGGTTGTGGAAACATAATAATGATTGAATTGTTAATTTTTGTTGTAGGAGTAATCGTTTTAATGATACCGATAGCATTTATTATTGTATCATACTTTAAAATAATTCTAGCTGTTTTGAAAATAACATCTTCTGCGGGCCAGAGGAAAGCCCTCTCAACCTGTGGATCTCACATTTTGGTTGTAACATTATTCTACGGCTCAGCCATGGCTACATATATGAAACCCAGATCCCAGTCCTCACCAAACACAGACAAAATGTTTGCTATTCTTTATACCGTTGTCACTCCAATGCTGAATCCTTTGATTTATACACTTCGAAACAAGGAGGTTAAAGCAGCCTTAAAAATgatcatatataaaaacatagtaTTTAATAAATTGTGA
- the LOC128502219 gene encoding putative olfactory receptor 2B8, whose protein sequence is MAWNNDTAMSEFILLGLSGKPKTRVILFMVFLIFYLIILIGNTLIILLTTREKSLQTPMYFFLTNLSVMDVWVSSTIIPRMLNDLTSVKKTISYTECITQMYVSLSLGKCECILLAIMAYDRYIAICYPLHYNEVINRPVCIRLAAGTWICGFLLSIPHIALTLSVNLCGHNEINHFLCEVPEFLSMGCENITIAEFVIFIVGVIILIIPVIVISLSYVQIILSILKIASFTGQQKAFSTCGSHMIVVTLFYGSAMAAYMKPRSYSSPDTDKMITIFYFIITPMLNPMIYTLRNKEVKSALKKFRHKHTFCVPL, encoded by the coding sequence ATGGCCTGGAATAATGACACAGCAATGTCTGAATTTATTCTTCTCGGGCTTTCTGGAAAACCAAAGACACGAGTCATACTTTTTATGGTCTTCCTAATTTTCTATCTGATAATTCTGATAGGAAATACACTCATCATTCTTCTTACCACAAGAGAAAAAAGTCTGCAGAcacctatgtatttttttcttacaaatctCTCAGTCATGGATGTCTGGGTTTCTTCCACGATTATTCCAAGAATGCTAAACGATCTAACATCAgtcaaaaaaactatttcctATACGGAATGTATAACACAAATGTATGTTTCACTTTCATTAGGGAAATGTGAGTGTATTCTGCTAGCCATCATGGCTTATGATCGTTATATTGCTATATGTTATCCATTACATTATAATGAAGTTATCAATAGGCCTGTCTGCATCAGGTTAGCAGCTGGCACATGGATATGTGGATTTCTTCTATCAATTCCCCATATTGCACTTACGTTAAGCGTAAACCTGTGTGGACACAAtgaaataaaccattttttatgTGAAGTACCAGAGTTCCTTTCAATGGGATGTGAGAATATCACAATCGCCGAATTTGTCATATTTATTGTAGGTGTGATTATCTTAATCATACCCGTCATTGTTATAAGTTTGTCTTATGTCCAAATTatattaagtattttaaaaattgcATCATTTACTGGACAGCAAAAAGCCTTTTCCACCTGTGGATCTCACATGATAGttgtaacattattttatggTTCAGCCATGGCTGCATATATGAAACCCAGATCATACTCTTCTCCAGATACGGACAAAATGATAACAATATTTTACTTCATTATCACGCCAATGTTAAATCCAATGATTTACACTCTTCGGAATAAGGAAGTCAAATCTGCTTTGAAGAAATTCcgacataaacacacattctgCGTTCCATTgtga